From a single Nicotiana tomentosiformis chromosome 2, ASM39032v3, whole genome shotgun sequence genomic region:
- the LOC104117002 gene encoding small ribosomal subunit protein mL103 (rPPR7)-like — protein MSSSVALRHARHLSTAAPLSAFSATISISKAKSKLKAEHDPDKALEIYSSVSDRYISPLSSRYAQEYTVKRLAKSHRFSDIESFLDSHKNSSQITQEPFLSSIIRSYGVAGMFDHALNIYHEMDDLGTPRSAISFNVLLSACVHSKQYDRVPQLFDEIPVKYGFLPDKVSYGILIRSYCENGSPEIAMERLKEMEEKDVEITTVTFTTILHSFYKKGKSDEAKRVWNEMVIRGRGPDVGAYNVKIMNIQGGDPEGVKALIEEMSDAGLKPDTISYNYLMTCYCKNGLMDEAQKVYEDLESKGCNPNAATFRTLIFYLCKKGRFETGYTVFKESVRVHKIPDFSTLKYLVEGLVQRSKLKDAKGMSRTVKKKFPPNLVKAWTKLEEELGLAKLEAGDKKKKDAGWRIPFI, from the exons ATGTCTTCTTCCGTCGCCTTGCGCCACGCGCGCCACCTCTCAACCGCCGCTCCTTTGTCAGCTTTCAGCGCCACCATCTCTATCTCCAAAGCAAAATCAAAGCTTAAAGCCGAGCACGACCCAGACAAAGCCCTAGAGATTTACTCCTCCGTTTCCGACCGTTACATTTCCCCTTTGTCCTCCCGTTATGCTCAGGAATACACAGTCAAGCGCCTCGCTAAATCCCATCGTTTTTCCGACATTGAAAGTTTCCTCGACTCTCACAAGAATAGCTCACAAATTACTCAAGAGCCTTTTCTTTCATCCATAATTCGTTCATATGGAGTCGCCGGAATGTTTGATCACGCGCTTAATATTTATCATGAGATGGATGATTTAGGCACCCCCAGATCAGCAATTTCTTTCAATGTGCTTTTATCAGCTTGCGTGCACTCGAAACAATATGATCGTGTCCCCCAGCTGTTTGATGAAATTCCTGTGAAGTATGGATTTTTACCTGATAAAGTCTCATATGGTATATTAATTAGGTCATATTGTGAAAATGGATCGCCAGAAATCGCAATGGAAAGGCTTAAGGAGATGGAAGAGAAAGACGTGGAGATTACTACTGTTACTTTCACTACTATACTGCATTCGTTTTATAAGAAGGGGAAGAGCGATGAGGCCAAAAGAGTTTGGAATGAGATGGTGATCAGAGGGCGTGGACCGGATGTTGGTGCATACAATGTAAAGATTATGAACATTCAGGGTGGTGATCCGGAGGGCGTGAAAGCGTTAATTGAGGAAATGAGTGATGCAGGGTTAAAACCCGATACGATCAGCTACAATTACTTGATGACTTGTTATTGTAAGAATGGCTTGATGGATGAGGCGCAGAAGGTTTACGAGGATTTGGAGTCAAAGGGGTGCAATCCAAATGCTGCAACGTTTAGGACATTGATCTTTTACTTGTGTAAGAAGGGACGGTTTGAGACAGGGTATACAGTTTTCAAGGAGAGTGTGAGAGTTCACAAGATTCCGGATTTCAGTACACTAAAGTATTTGGTGGAAGGGTTGGTGCAGAGATCAAAGTTGAAAGATGCAAAAGGGATGAGCAGGACAGTGAAGAAGAAGTTCCCTCCTAACTTGGTAAAAGCTTGGACCAAGCTAGAGGAGGAGCTTGGTCTGGCTAAACTAGAAGCCGGTGATAAGAAG AAAAAGGATGCCGGATGGCGAATTCCTTTCATATAA
- the LOC104117001 gene encoding uncharacterized protein, whose amino-acid sequence MAEEICFFTKDSIIIKSPKKSPALLRMVVVVFTLIFGIYICSVCLKQTSTEKTSKYLNIEVIQRPCHNYDIDRSQMPYVHYPKPKTFSRADCACNPVRLFAILSMQRSGSGWFETLLNSHMNVSSNGEIFSVKDRRENVSSILRTLETVYNLDFFTSASKNHCSAAVGFKWMLNQGLIQHHNEIVEYFNEKGVSVIFLFRRNLLRRMVSVLSNSYDRYAKLLNGTHKSHVHSPDEAGTLAKYKPEINTTLLITDLKKMEVAAGEALEYFNSTRYMILYYEDIVRNRAKLVDVLKFLRLPEMDLSSRQVKIHNGPLREHIKNWDDVNKTLNGTAYERFLQADY is encoded by the exons ATGGCTGAGGAAATTTGTTTCTTTACAAAG GATAGTATTATCATAAAATCTCCCAAGAAATCTCCAGCATTGTTAAGGATGGTTGTTGTAGTGTTCACACTGATATTTGGTatttatatctgttcagtttgtCTTAAACAAACTAGCACCGAGAAAACAAGTAAATACTTGAACATTGAAGTCATACAAAGGCCTTGTCATAACTATGACATTGATCGATCCCAAATGCCGTACGTGCATTATCCCAAGCCGAAGACCTTTAGCCG GGCTGATTGTGCCTGTAATCCTGTACGGCTCTTTGCCATTCTCTCAATGCAGAGGTCTGGGAGTGGATGGTTCGAGACACTATTGAATAGTCATATGAATGTAAGCTCCAATGGTGAAATATTCTCCGTCAAAGATAGGAGAGAAAATGTTTCTTCAATCCTGAGGACATTGGAGACAGTTTACAATTTGGACTTCTTCACGAGTGCTTCCAAAAATCACTGCTCAGCTGCAGTTGGCTTCAAGTGGATGCTTAATCAG GGGCTGATACAACACCATAATGAAATTGTTGAATATTTCAATGAAAAAGGTGTTTCTGTTATATTTCTCTTTAGAAGGAATCTACTGCGGCGTATGGTTTCAGTGCTTTCGAACTCCTATGATCGATATGCCAAACTCTTGAATGGAACACACAAGTCTCATGTGCACTCACCTGACGAG GCTGGTACTCTTGCAAAGTACAAACCagaaatcaacacaacattgTTGATAACGGATTTGAAGAAAATGGAGGTAGCAGCCGGTGAGGCACTGGAATACTTCAACAGTACTCGGTATATGATTCTGTATTACGAAGATATTGTCAGAAATCGAGCT AAATTGGTAGACGTTCTCAAGTTTCTAAGATTGCCCGAGATGGATTTAAGTAGCCGTCAAGTTAAGATACATAACGGGCCATTGAGGGAACATATCAAGAATTGGGATGATGTGAACAAGACCTTGAATGGAACAGCCTACGAGAGATTCCTCCAAGCTGACTATTAA
- the LOC138905431 gene encoding precursor of CEP6-like, producing the protein MACIKHICVFSFLLAVIAFHLVLMTEGRQLKALKKHEFHSADNTMEKETLGRQSFTGDTSPVTGKLNYTTTGTGNSPGIGHSSSGPKANYQPKHTVEGSVNDLKAGHSPGIGHASQNKNIGPNV; encoded by the coding sequence ATGGCATGTATCAAACATATCTGTGTATTTAGTTTCCTTCTTGCAGTAATTGCTTTCCACCTAGTTCTAATGACTGAGGGAAGACAACTGAAAGCATTGAAGAAACACGAGTTTCACTCTGCTGATAACACGATGGAAAAAGAAACTCTTGGGAGGCAAAGTTTTACTGGTGATACTTCACCAGTTACGGGAAAACTCAACTACACAACAACAGGAACAGGAAATAGTCCAGGTATTGGACATTCTTCTTCAGGACCAAAAGCAAATTATCAACCAAAGCACACTGTTGAAGGAAGCGTAAACGATCTCAAAGCCGGACACAGTCCGGGTATTGGTCATGCTTCTCAGAATAAAAATATTGGCCCAAATGTCTAG